One Tetrapisispora phaffii CBS 4417 chromosome 3, complete genome DNA segment encodes these proteins:
- the NAT4 gene encoding N-terminal L-serine N(alpha)-acetyltransferase NatD (similar to Saccharomyces cerevisiae NAT4 (YMR069W); ancestral locus Anc_2.532) produces the protein MDDIVKFVKIVDSHYPDEIYVNKNLTKLVKKIIVVDSETEDIKNSAELYNGRYLTYSQNKEECEIEFSKILTILDNNLGDIYTIKNKKLYGNSKPWKENKIQEMKTEGLIYVVYHLEDEKKTVSLYLSFTLTKESGFLPDIDVFSPVIYLYEIQLTPEVRNNGLGTKLIAGYLKDCLVDVHENIHKDIIGIELTVFSDNTNAIRFYETIGMKLTPDSPNDKTINYGHRIKTRSQNSSKKGSSSDKPTSLSVVKKPDYYLYYLPL, from the coding sequence atggatgatattgtaaaatttgttaaaattgTGGACTCTCATTATCCAGATGAGATATATGTGAATAAAAACCTGACGAAACTAGtcaagaaaataatagtaGTCGATTCTGAAACCGAAGATATAAAGAATTCTGCTGAGTTATACAATGGGAGATATTTAACGTACTCtcaaaataaagaagaatgtgaaattgaattttcaaaaattttaacaatcttagataataatttaggAGATATATACacaatcaaaaataaaaagttgTATGGGAATTCGAAACCTTGGAAAGAGAATAAAATACAAGAAATGAAGACTGAAGGTTTAATATATGTAGTTTACCATTTGGAAGACGAAAAAAAAACggtttctttatatttgtcATTCACATTAACAAAAGAAAGTGGCTTTTTGCCTGATATAGATGTATTTTCACcagttatatatttatatgaaattcaattaaCACCCGAAGTAAGAAATAATGGTCTAGGTACCAAGTTAATAGCTGGTTACCTCAAAGATTGTTTAGTGGATGTTCATGAAAATATCCATAAAGATATAATTGGAATTGAATTAACTGTATTTTCAGATAATACCAATGCAATTAGATTTTATGAGACAATCGGAATGAAATTAACACCAGATTCTCCAAAtgataaaacaataaattacGGGCATAGAATTAAGACTAGAAGTCAAAATAGTTCGAAAAAGGGATCAAGTTCAGATAAACCGACTTCATTATCAGTAGTTAAAAAACCAGATtactatttatattatttaccTTTATAG
- the TPHA0C04170 gene encoding NAD-dependent malic enzyme (similar to Saccharomyces cerevisiae MAE1 (YKL029C); ancestral locus Anc_2.529) encodes MLRSKATSILKRTDFSSILRTNKRFVSTIKDISFESRSQDDITLPEKQKSLFEQKFQNKKPSQDRLNVNGSIECSLHGFTLLDSPLFNKGTAFTKEERDQFGLSGLLPPKVSTLEEQLERNYKLLCELKTPLEKNDFMTHLRMQNKVLYFAMVKKYIRELVPIIYTPTEGDAIAKYSDRLKRPEGVFLNINEPEKVEENLAAYGDAKDVDYIVVTDSEGILGIGDQGVGGIRISVSKMALMTLCGGIHPGRVLPVCLDVGTNNQELLNNDLYTGNRFPRVRGEAYDKLVDAFITGVKKQFPNAILHFEDFGVKNARRLLEKYRNKVPCFNDDIQGTGAVVTASLIAALKHTNRDLKKSKILIYGAGSAGIGIADQIASHMVTHGLSLQEARSNIYLINRKGLILESNVATSSPAQHVYAKPDQDWEGVDTASLQNLIKHIQPTCLVGCSTKAGAFTKECIQEMHKHNSRPIVFPLSNPTRLHEAVPEDVMKWTNNEALVATGSPFKPVNGYRISENNNCFSFPGIGLGSMLAKASIISDKMISAAVDELASLSPLEENNSKPGLLPPLEVITETSARVATAVLLQALEEGTARVEENDTKIPRDFDECLEWVKESMWQPIYRPMTKVNYDPSIHTQQT; translated from the coding sequence ATGCTTAGATCAAAGGCTACTAGCATTTTAAAGAGAACGGATTTTTCATCTATCCTAAGAACAAACAAGAGGTTTGTATCAActataaaagatatttctTTCGAATCAAGATCACAAGATGATATCACTCTGCCTGAGAAGcaaaaatcattatttgaacAAAAGTTTCAGAATAAGAAACCCAGTCAAGATAGACTAAATGTCAATGGTTCAATTGAATGTTCCTTACATGGTTTCACTTTATTAGATTCGCCTTTGTTTAATAAAGGTACTGCTTTTactaaagaagaaagagatCAATTTGGTTTATCAGGTTTATTACCACCAAAAGTTAGTACCCTTGAAGAGCAATTAGAGAGAAATTATAAACTTTTATGTGAATTGAAAACACCATTAGagaaaaatgattttatgACTCACTTGAGAATGCaaaataaagttttatattttgctATGGTGAAAAAGTATATTAGAGAATTAGTTCCAATTATTTATACTCCAACAGAAGGCGATGCAATTGCTAAATATTCAGACAGATTGAAAAGGCCAGAAGGTGTATTCTTAAACATCAATGAACCGGAAAAAGtagaagaaaatttagCTGCATATGGTGATGCTAAGGATGTAGATTATATTGTCGTAACAGATTCTGAGGGTATTTTAGGTATTGGTGATCAAGGTGTAGGCGGTATAAGAATTTCTGTCTCCAAAATGGCGTTAATGACATTATGTGGTGGTATTCATCCTGGCCGTGTATTGCCTGTTTGTTTAGATGTCGGTACCAACAATCAAGAATTACtgaataatgatttataCACAGGTAACAGATTTCCAAGAGTTAGAGGTGAAGCATATGATAAGTTGGTTGACGCATTTATCACTGGTGTTAAAAAGCAATTTCCAAATGCTATCTTACattttgaagattttgGTGTAAAGAATGCTAGAAGATTGCTAGAGAAATATCGTAATAAAGTACCATGTTTTAATGATGACATCCAAGGCACAGGAGCCGTTGTGACAGCATCATTAATTGCTGCCTTAAAACATACAAACAGGGATTTGAAGAAGTCAAAAATTCTCATATATGGTGCAGGCTCAGCTGGTATTGGTATTGCCGATCAAATTGCAAGCCATATGGTTACCCATGGGTTATCATTGCAAGAAGCCagatcaaatatatatctaataaataGAAAAGGTTTGATTTTGGAATCCAATGTTGCAACTTCTTCACCTGCTCAGCATGTTTATGCTAAACCTGATCAGGATTGGGAAGGTGTTGACACTGCCTCATtgcaaaatttaattaaacaCATTCAACCTACGTGTTTAGTTGGTTGCTCTACTAAAGCTGGTGCCTTCACAAAAGAGTGTATACAAGAAATGCACAAACATAATTCTAGACCAATTGTATTCCCATTATCTAATCCAACAAGACTTCATGAAGCAGTACCTGAAGATGTTATGAAATGGACCAACAACGAAGCTTTGGTTGCTACCGGATCTCCATTCAAACCTGTAAATGGCTATAGAATTTCCGAAAATAATAACTGTTTTTCTTTCCCAGGTATTGGGTTAGGTTCAATGTTGGCCAAAGCTTCTATCATTTCAGATAAAATGATTTCAGCTGCTGTAGATGAGTTAGCATCATTATCACCTTTAGAAGAGAACAACTCCAAACCTGGATTGTTACCACCTTTGGAGGTTATCACTGAAACGTCCGCTAGAGTCGCTACTGCTGTTTTATTGCAAGCATTGGAAGAAGGAACAGCAAGAGTAGAAGAGAATGATACTAAGATCCCACGTGATTTTGATGAATGTCTGGAATGGGTGAAGGAGTCGATGTGGCAACCAATATACAGACCAATGACCAAAGTAAATTATGATCCGTCGATACATACTCAACAAACTTAA
- the SDD2 gene encoding Sdd2p (similar to Saccharomyces cerevisiae YMR074C; ancestral locus Anc_2.537), with protein MDPELQALREARLAELKRGNNASGQSPNGGAENGKNAAVGSDIASFLEPQALERLSRVSLVRPERAQAVEMYIKQLLGSGQLSHKISEDEIVQILNGIAREQKKKNDVKIIFNRREQNYDNSLRNNSNDDDDEDDDFFD; from the coding sequence ATGGATCCCGAATTACAGGCATTAAGAGAAGCTAGATTAGCTGAGTTGAAAAGAGGTAACAATGCATCTGGTCAGAGTCCAAATGGTGGTGCTGAGAATGGTAAAAATGCTGCTGTTGGCTCAGATATTGCCTCATTTTTAGAGCCACAAGCCCTTGAGAGATTGTCAAGAGTTTCTTTAGTTAGACCAGAACGTGCCCAAGCCGTCGAGATGTATATAAAACAACTTCTAGGATCAGGTCAATTATCACATAAAATAAGTGAAGATGAGATTGTGCAAATTTTGAATGGTATTGCTAGAGaacagaaaaagaagaatgaTGTTAAGATTATCTTCAATAGAAGAGAGCAAAACTACGACAACAGTCTAAGGAATAATAgcaatgatgatgatgacgaGGATGATGATTTCTTTGATTAG
- the TPHA0C04190 gene encoding C2H2-type zinc finger protein (similar to Saccharomyces cerevisiae MOT3 (YMR070W); ancestral locus Anc_2.533) encodes MSRSNRLLYDESEVPPINRLQRNYYYQNHDYVSNNILHQRSNRIEQNHLVSNSHLFANANNNTLKAFSNRSTKQSTVVHNNSIHPYNNINHFNNNAAGLHNYSNKLSVAKLIDSAHEDNLHLQRNALHPPYTQSQASSSLLSLPQPNFHNYQQQQQDFQNTNMKYQPWNSPVYNTNTNYLSKLNHGNNHFPSIQHPNHIANTLPVPYPKTSATYYHPNKILPDPNESQPVQQHPMPQYKKATILFTSNGTENKSNQRHSNTENDSNHSIHEQQNSLQDNDQAYASKSPKQDFEYLFCSTNLSTFIQDSQKKLFRYKRAKKIKFYECKVCHKTFKRNSWLKRHFFSHSKLKNFSCNWCSGKYKRKDNLVQHIRKKHRDKTNKEPNELENKSDEPVVNVTSTPGLIDTDSQLLNDVSEK; translated from the coding sequence ATGTCAAGAAGCAATCGGCTTCTATATGATGAATCAGAGGTCCCTCCTATTAATCGACTTCAAcgaaattattattaccaaaACCATGATTATGttagtaataatatattacatCAACGAAGTAATAGAATTGAGCAAAATCATCTTGTAAGTAATTCACATTTGTTTGCAAATgccaataataatacattGAAGGCATTCTCAAATCGATCAACTAAACAATCAACTGTTGTTCATAACAATAGTATTCATCCatataacaatattaatCATTTCAATAACAATGCAGCTGGTCTTCataattattcaaataagttGAGCGTTGCAAAACTAATTGATTCCGCTCATGAAGATAATCTTCATTTACAAAGAAATGCACTTCACCCTCCATATACCCAATCTCAAGCCAGTTcgtcattattatcattaccTCAACCAAATTTCCACAATTatcagcaacagcaacaagatttccaaaatacaaatatgaaatatcaACCTTGGAATAGTCCTGTATATAATACCAACACTAACTATCTCTCCAAATTAAACCATGGAAATAACCATTTCCCTTCTATTCAACATCCAAATCATATAGCTAATACGTTGCCTGTGCCATATCCAAAAACAAGCGCAACTTATTACCATCCAAATAAGATTCTACCAGATCCAAATGAATCTCAGCCTGTTCAACAACATCCTATGCCACAATATAAGAAAGCTACTATACTCTTTACTTCCAATGGTACGGAGAATAAATCGAATCAACGTCATTCAAATACTGAAAACGATTCCAACCATAGTATACATGAACAACAAAATTCATTGCAGGACAATGACCAAGCGTATGCTAGTAAATCTCCTAAACAAGATTTCGAGTATCTTTTTTGTAGTACAAATTTAAGTACTTTTATTCAAGATagtcaaaaaaaattatttagatataaaagagccaaaaaaataaaattttatgaatGCAAAGTTTGTCATAAAACgttcaaaagaaattcaTGGTTGAAAAGACATTTCTTTTCACATTCAAAACTTAAAAATTTCAGTTGTAATTGGTGTTCTGGAAAATACAAACGGAAGGATAATTTAGTACAACATATAAGGAAGAAACATAGGGACAAAACTAATAAGGAACCTAATGAGCTTGAAAACAAAAGCGACGAACCTGTCGTGAATGTAACATCAACACCAGGACTAATCGACACAGATAGCCAATTATTGAATGACGTTTCagaaaaatga
- the ABF2 gene encoding DNA-binding protein ABF2 (similar to Saccharomyces cerevisiae IXR1 (YKL032C) and ABF2 (YMR072W); ancestral locus Anc_2.535), with amino-acid sequence MNSSILSRQLSQTSRRTLVSTNAKLFSTIPSVQLQASAFQLAKKSKGKKVNDAPPRPGSAYMMWVKHIRPEFANEHPNEKPTGIVKLMAQHWKTLSDSEKEPFYQAYNKALATYQEKKRAYEATLPPKRPAGPFISFCKDNRTKVLNENPHLSTIEATQKIAELWKSASETEKAQYLESYKTALHEWQSKYGKTA; translated from the coding sequence ATGAACAgttcaattttatcaagaCAACTATCACAGACCAGTAGAAGAACTCTTGTTTCGACTAATGCTAAGTTATTCAGTACCATTCCATCGGTTCAATTGCAAGCTTCTGCTTTCCAATTAGCTAAGAAGTCTAAGGGGAAGAAGGTGAACGATGCTCCACCTAGACCAGGTTCTGCATATATGATGTGGGTCAAACATATTAGACCAGAGTTTGCAAATGAACATCCAAATGAAAAACCTACAGGTATAGTTAAATTAATGGCACAACATTGGAAAACTTTAAGTGACTCTGAGAAGGAGCCATTCTACCAAGCTTACAACAAAGCTTTAGCGACTTACCAAGAGAAGAAACGTGCATACGAGGCTACATTACCTCCAAAGCGTCCTGCAGGTCCATTTATCAGCTTTTGTAAGGATAACCGTACCAAAGTTCTAAATGAGAATCCACATTTATCTACTATTGAAGCTACACAAAAGATTGCTGAACTTTGGAAATCTGCCAGTGAAACAGAAAAAGCTCAATACTTAGAGTCTTACAAAACTGCTCTACATGAATGGCAATCAAAATACGGTAAGACTGCTTGA